A region of Moorena producens PAL-8-15-08-1 DNA encodes the following proteins:
- a CDS encoding class I SAM-dependent methyltransferase produces the protein MKQNSDNLNPSQDYYQKSNLYLDSWFKVTLIDYEELVNNHRFLQIIDSLGSDTIKLLDIGCGTGFFPDLLDKKIDSELKLSSDLLDVSDYCLNQCSSVFNQLKHFQANQRLLSSTETIETAIPKSSYYDLIWAIHSFYTVNINKIQDILQHIKTLLKPSGIFLMYQASSDSCYNQLYNFYIENYEQPNNSQRFITAEDIQKALDVIQVKYDVINFYYNHEIDCKDRDLLEVYLKKCILNSSVDVLSLFQEKIVEYLKPETNQFSFKQKTKLISFKKP, from the coding sequence ATGAAACAAAACAGTGACAATCTCAATCCTTCTCAAGACTACTATCAAAAAAGTAATCTATATCTAGACTCTTGGTTTAAAGTTACTTTGATAGATTACGAAGAGCTTGTTAATAATCATCGTTTTTTACAAATAATCGATTCATTGGGAAGTGATACAATCAAACTTCTCGATATAGGTTGTGGAACAGGATTTTTCCCTGATTTATTAGATAAAAAAATTGATAGTGAACTCAAGCTATCATCTGATTTGCTAGATGTTTCAGACTATTGTCTGAATCAATGTAGTTCAGTGTTTAATCAATTAAAACACTTTCAGGCAAATCAAAGGTTATTATCTTCTACAGAAACTATTGAAACAGCAATTCCAAAAAGTAGTTACTACGATCTTATTTGGGCAATTCATTCTTTTTATACTGTAAACATTAATAAAATTCAGGATATCCTACAGCATATTAAGACATTGCTCAAACCCAGTGGTATTTTTTTGATGTATCAAGCAAGTTCAGATTCTTGTTACAATCAATTATATAATTTTTATATAGAAAATTACGAACAGCCGAATAACTCTCAAAGATTTATAACAGCAGAAGATATCCAAAAAGCCTTAGATGTAATTCAAGTAAAGTATGATGTAATTAATTTTTATTATAATCATGAAATTGATTGTAAAGATCGAGATTTGCTAGAAGTTTATTTAAAAAAATGTATTCTTAATAGTTCGGTTGATGTACTTTCCTTATTTCAAGAAAAAATAGTAGAGTATTTGAAGCCAGAAACTAATCAATTTAGCTTTAAGCAAAAAACAAAGTTGATCAGTTTTAAAAAACCATAA
- the egtD gene encoding L-histidine N(alpha)-methyltransferase, with protein sequence MSTTFQETTENLRFSEDRLGINYLGSANLPTATDDGKDIIRGLTQTPKSLPPRYFYDQKGSQLFEQICELPEYYPTRTEAEILQQYAVEVAQFTGACELVELGSGSSTKTRLLLDAYENQGYPLRYVPIDVSGEILEESAKQLLLDYPKLKVQGQVGTYEQALSQLTPTPLPKRMVFFLGSSLGNFAPEQCDRFFDKMIALLAPGDYFLLGIDLQKPKEILEAAYNDSQGVTGAFNLNMLAHLNWRFQGNFDLDRFTHQAIYNQSEHQIEMYLHCQETHVVRLASLDLTVEFQAGESMLTEISRKFNLEQMQHYLKGRGLNTVQAWTDTKQWFGLLLCQIQGL encoded by the coding sequence ATGTCAACCACTTTTCAAGAGACCACAGAGAATCTGAGATTCAGTGAGGATCGCCTAGGAATTAACTATCTCGGGAGTGCCAACCTGCCTACTGCAACAGATGATGGCAAAGATATCATTCGAGGATTAACCCAAACGCCGAAATCTTTGCCACCTCGTTACTTTTACGATCAAAAAGGCTCCCAATTATTTGAGCAAATCTGCGAGTTACCGGAATATTATCCCACCCGCACAGAGGCAGAAATATTACAACAGTATGCTGTAGAAGTAGCCCAATTTACGGGAGCTTGCGAATTGGTGGAGCTGGGTAGTGGCAGCTCTACCAAGACTCGCTTGTTGTTGGATGCCTATGAAAATCAGGGATATCCCTTGCGCTATGTTCCTATTGATGTCAGTGGGGAGATTCTTGAAGAGAGTGCCAAGCAGCTGTTGCTGGATTATCCCAAGTTAAAGGTTCAGGGTCAGGTGGGAACCTATGAACAGGCTCTTAGCCAATTAACTCCAACACCATTACCTAAGCGGATGGTTTTCTTTTTGGGTAGTAGCTTGGGGAATTTTGCTCCTGAACAGTGCGATCGCTTTTTTGATAAAATGATAGCTTTACTAGCACCAGGAGATTACTTTTTGCTGGGCATTGACTTACAAAAACCCAAGGAGATTCTGGAAGCTGCCTATAATGATAGTCAGGGGGTGACTGGGGCATTTAACCTGAATATGCTAGCACATCTGAACTGGCGTTTCCAAGGAAATTTTGACCTCGATCGCTTTACCCATCAGGCGATTTATAATCAATCGGAACATCAGATTGAGATGTATTTACATTGCCAGGAAACCCATGTTGTGCGCTTAGCTAGCTTGGATTTAACGGTTGAGTTCCAAGCAGGAGAAAGCATGCTTACAGAAATTTCTCGCAAATTCAATTTGGAGCAAATGCAGCACTATCTCAAAGGTCGGGGACTAAACACAGTTCAGGCTTGGACTGATACCAAACAATGGTTTGGTTTACTCCTGTGTCAGATACAGGGTTTGTAA
- the ovoA gene encoding 5-histidylcysteine sulfoxide synthase, protein MDTLESTQFPRLDTCSRETIINYFKNSWELEDVLMKSLVGEETFYISPDPLRNRLIFYLGHSAVFYINKFLGVGLLDKPINPNYEILFEIGVDPETPEELDQATKDIHWPTVEEVWRYRDQVYGVVIETIEKTPLNLPIHQNHPLWALMMGIEHSRTHFETSSMLIRQLPVERLERPESWNYAVSNGKVSKNEMLQVSGGSIELGKPEDYPTYGWDSEYGNRSVEVKPFFASQYLITNGEFLEFLNDNGYDNLDYWDKESWTWKTTYNIKHPKFWIPTNAGYNCGYNYRAMFDEIDLPLDWPVEVNHHEAMAYCRWKGQGIRLMSEAEWNLATAEPDKSNTNFQQDPFAIQDYNLNLKFGSPSPVGMLETAKSPAGLYDLRGNVWEWLSDDFKPLPGFKPHRLYEDYSAPFFDTQHNMMLGGAWVTTGTEASTFYRNWFRPYFYQHAGFRIAAS, encoded by the coding sequence ATGGATACTCTCGAATCTACTCAATTCCCTCGCCTTGACACCTGTAGTCGCGAAACCATTATCAATTACTTTAAGAATTCATGGGAACTCGAAGATGTTCTGATGAAAAGTCTGGTTGGGGAAGAAACATTCTATATCAGTCCCGACCCCTTAAGAAACCGTCTGATTTTCTATTTGGGTCACTCGGCTGTTTTCTACATCAATAAATTCCTTGGGGTTGGGTTATTGGATAAACCCATTAATCCTAACTATGAAATCCTGTTTGAGATTGGTGTAGACCCGGAAACTCCTGAAGAACTCGATCAAGCAACCAAAGATATCCACTGGCCGACAGTGGAAGAGGTTTGGCGCTATCGAGATCAAGTGTATGGGGTGGTTATAGAAACTATCGAAAAGACTCCTCTGAATCTGCCAATTCATCAAAATCATCCTCTTTGGGCGCTGATGATGGGAATTGAACACAGTCGCACGCACTTTGAAACCTCTTCGATGCTGATCCGACAACTGCCTGTAGAGCGGCTTGAACGTCCTGAGAGCTGGAATTATGCTGTTTCTAATGGCAAGGTTTCCAAGAATGAAATGCTCCAAGTTTCTGGGGGTTCGATAGAACTTGGTAAACCAGAAGATTATCCTACCTATGGCTGGGATAGTGAATATGGCAATCGTTCGGTAGAAGTTAAACCGTTTTTCGCCAGTCAGTATCTGATTACCAATGGAGAATTTCTGGAGTTTTTAAATGATAATGGCTACGATAATCTAGATTACTGGGATAAAGAATCCTGGACGTGGAAGACAACCTATAATATCAAGCACCCTAAATTCTGGATACCTACTAATGCTGGCTACAACTGTGGCTACAACTATCGAGCCATGTTTGACGAGATTGACCTTCCTCTCGATTGGCCCGTTGAAGTGAATCACCATGAAGCCATGGCTTACTGTCGTTGGAAGGGGCAAGGGATTCGTTTGATGAGTGAAGCGGAGTGGAATCTTGCCACTGCTGAGCCTGATAAAAGTAACACAAATTTCCAGCAAGACCCCTTTGCGATACAGGATTACAATCTAAATCTCAAGTTTGGCTCACCTAGCCCAGTGGGTATGTTAGAAACCGCTAAAAGTCCTGCTGGACTCTATGACTTGCGGGGGAATGTATGGGAGTGGCTGAGTGATGACTTCAAGCCGCTACCAGGATTCAAGCCCCATCGGCTCTATGAAGATTATTCTGCTCCCTTCTTTGATACCCAACATAACATGATGCTTGGTGGTGCTTGGGTGACTACTGGAACAGAGGCATCCACATTCTATCGTAACTGGTTCCGTCCCTACTTCTACCAACATGCTGGGTTTAGAATTGCTGCTTCATAG
- a CDS encoding DUF433 domain-containing protein, translating to MDYRHIITIEPGKRSGKPCIRGMRITVYDILEYLAGGMTEAEILEDFSELTSEDIKACLAFAAEGDKKLFVVSL from the coding sequence ATGGACTATCGCCACATCATCACCATCGAGCCTGGTAAACGCAGTGGTAAACCCTGCATCAGAGGCATGCGCATTACCGTCTACGACATTTTAGAATATCTGGCCGGGGGAATGACAGAAGCAGAAATTCTAGAAGATTTTTCTGAACTAACCTCCGAAGATATCAAAGCCTGTCTTGCTTTTGCAGCAGAGGGTGATAAAAAGTTATTCGTGGTATCTTTGTGA
- a CDS encoding DUF4126 domain-containing protein, with the protein MIALLAALSASAAAGMRIALPLLVIGLLHSDQLWSKVPLLSQIHPPVLLTILTTWSLVELFASKNLLGQRVLQIVQLVLSPLVGAILGIAVTQFAEELTGFVWVVGIVGGLLAFVLQLVQVGWFYRLRGLPLWVVFLQDFLCVVLIILAFDAPEQGGLIALLLLWLAIRSAKHWYRWYFRGKRSRISDQSHDHNPD; encoded by the coding sequence ATGATTGCACTCCTCGCCGCCCTCTCAGCTTCCGCTGCGGCAGGAATGAGAATTGCCCTGCCCCTGTTGGTAATTGGTTTGCTCCACAGTGACCAACTCTGGTCGAAGGTACCGTTACTCTCACAGATTCATCCCCCAGTCTTGCTGACTATCTTGACAACTTGGTCATTGGTGGAGCTATTTGCCTCCAAAAATCTATTAGGACAGCGAGTCTTGCAAATAGTTCAGCTAGTCTTGAGTCCTCTAGTGGGAGCAATTCTTGGTATTGCTGTGACTCAGTTTGCTGAAGAACTAACGGGATTTGTCTGGGTAGTCGGTATTGTCGGCGGCTTATTAGCCTTTGTACTCCAGTTAGTTCAAGTGGGATGGTTCTACCGTTTGCGTGGCTTACCTCTGTGGGTAGTGTTTCTTCAGGATTTTCTGTGCGTAGTTTTGATAATTTTGGCTTTTGATGCTCCTGAACAAGGAGGATTAATCGCTTTACTGCTACTGTGGCTAGCCATTCGCAGTGCTAAGCATTGGTATCGTTGGTATTTTCGAGGTAAGCGTTCCCGTATCAGTGATCAAAGCCATGACCACAATCCTGACTGA
- a CDS encoding Glu/Leu/Phe/Val family dehydrogenase, with amino-acid sequence MSESLFADASKRLHKSLKYVSISEDAIARLKYPKSSLSVSIPVRMDDGSLQMFQGYRVRYDTTRGPAKGGVRYHPNVCLDEVQSLAFWMTFKCATLNLPFGGGKGGITLNPKALSKLELERLSRGYIDAIADFIGPDIDILAPDVYTNSMIMGWMMDQYSVIRRQISPGVVTGKPLALGGSIGRDTATATGAFFVIESILPKFDQVPQNTTVAVQGFGNAGAVIAQLLAKAGYKVVAVSDSQGGIYAKKGLDIPSIRQYKTSSQGIKAVYCRGSVCNIVEHEVITNQDLLGLDVDVLIPAALENQITEENVDNIKANYIFEVANGPVTSTADNRLEEKGIYVFPDILVNAGGVTVSYFEWLQNRSGHYWKLDEVHQRLKEKMVEETETIWSLSQELAVSMRTAAYVHALNRLGDSLDAKGTRDYYCKT; translated from the coding sequence ATGTCTGAGTCATTATTTGCTGATGCCAGTAAACGATTGCATAAATCACTGAAATATGTGTCAATTTCCGAAGATGCGATCGCACGCTTAAAATATCCCAAATCTAGTTTGAGCGTTTCCATCCCAGTCCGCATGGATGATGGCTCGTTACAGATGTTTCAGGGCTATCGGGTTCGCTATGACACCACCAGGGGACCAGCAAAAGGGGGAGTGCGCTACCATCCCAATGTTTGTTTAGATGAAGTCCAATCCTTAGCCTTTTGGATGACCTTTAAATGTGCTACCTTAAATTTGCCCTTCGGCGGTGGCAAAGGGGGAATTACTCTAAATCCTAAAGCCTTATCGAAGCTGGAGTTGGAACGCTTAAGTCGTGGTTACATCGATGCGATCGCAGATTTCATTGGGCCTGATATTGACATTCTCGCTCCCGACGTTTACACCAACTCCATGATTATGGGTTGGATGATGGATCAATACAGCGTCATTCGCCGTCAAATCAGTCCAGGGGTCGTCACAGGTAAACCCTTGGCCTTGGGAGGAAGTATTGGTCGCGATACCGCTACCGCTACTGGCGCGTTTTTTGTGATTGAATCCATTTTGCCCAAATTTGACCAGGTCCCTCAAAATACCACCGTAGCCGTGCAAGGATTTGGTAATGCTGGTGCTGTGATAGCGCAACTTTTAGCTAAAGCTGGTTATAAAGTTGTGGCTGTCAGTGATTCTCAAGGGGGTATTTATGCCAAAAAAGGCTTAGATATTCCCAGTATTCGCCAATACAAAACATCGAGTCAAGGCATTAAAGCCGTTTACTGTCGAGGTAGCGTTTGCAATATTGTTGAGCATGAAGTCATTACTAATCAAGACCTTTTAGGCTTAGATGTGGATGTCTTGATTCCCGCTGCTTTGGAAAATCAAATCACTGAAGAAAACGTTGATAATATCAAGGCTAACTATATCTTTGAAGTCGCCAATGGACCAGTAACCTCTACCGCTGACAATCGTTTGGAAGAAAAAGGTATCTATGTTTTTCCTGACATATTGGTTAATGCTGGAGGGGTCACTGTTAGCTATTTTGAATGGTTACAAAACCGCAGTGGACATTATTGGAAGCTTGATGAAGTCCATCAGCGTCTCAAAGAGAAAATGGTGGAAGAAACCGAAACAATTTGGTCACTTTCTCAGGAACTAGCAGTTTCCATGCGCACAGCTGCTTATGTTCATGCTTTGAATCGCCTGGGAGACTCCCTGGATGCTAAAGGAACTAGAGATTATTATTGTAAAACTTGA
- a CDS encoding EF-hand domain-containing protein, producing MFYEFDMLPIEQADFERFLETYSQVGGWEPGSPNYNSLQSKLMSRWDSMQKFADTNRDNRISLEEWLTYIENILKDQGVYEAEIRGIAGFVFSVFDSNGDDQLDLKEYRQFYRTSGHDENLANEVFKRLNFNEDDSITKEKHIELVDQFFCSEDPEAPGNFIFGQG from the coding sequence TTGTTCTACGAATTTGACATGCTCCCCATTGAGCAAGCGGATTTTGAGCGGTTTCTAGAAACCTACTCTCAGGTTGGCGGCTGGGAACCTGGCTCACCCAACTACAATTCTTTGCAATCGAAGTTAATGTCTCGTTGGGATAGTATGCAAAAGTTTGCAGACACCAATCGTGACAATAGGATATCTTTGGAGGAATGGCTGACATATATCGAGAATATCCTTAAAGACCAAGGCGTTTATGAAGCGGAAATACGGGGCATCGCCGGTTTCGTCTTTAGCGTATTTGATAGTAATGGGGATGACCAACTGGATTTGAAGGAATACAGACAGTTTTATCGCACCAGTGGACATGATGAAAATTTGGCTAATGAGGTATTTAAACGGCTCAATTTCAATGAGGATGACTCCATTACTAAAGAAAAACATATCGAGTTAGTTGATCAATTCTTCTGTAGTGAAGATCCAGAAGCACCTGGTAATTTTATCTTTGGTCAAGGGTAG
- a CDS encoding class I SAM-dependent methyltransferase encodes MQVPTSSFDKISPTALLVAYARQFTDIPYSQELAQLVNAQAFVEQLQKQQSDKSFEVAVLFESRYKAINQVMAQFQTTQILELASGLLPRGMVMSGNPSTTFIESDLPGMITRKQQLVKQLVGVRSNLHFVGIDATSQPSQFPLDVDYLDSQKPITVICEGLLLYLTLHQKQRLFANVRELLQVYGGVWITPDLKTKEDLSRIRGNSPGLQKFSQTVRGMTATSDTDTIFDNFDQVRQFLTEQGFQLQRYSMLNVLDQLTCLQPLGINPAVAESILADSFVFALTLDIGS; translated from the coding sequence ATGCAGGTGCCAACTAGTTCCTTCGACAAAATCAGTCCCACAGCTTTACTAGTGGCTTATGCCAGACAGTTTACCGATATTCCTTATTCCCAAGAATTGGCACAATTGGTTAATGCTCAAGCTTTCGTGGAGCAGTTACAAAAACAACAGTCCGATAAATCCTTTGAAGTAGCCGTTTTATTTGAAAGTCGGTATAAAGCTATCAATCAAGTGATGGCTCAATTTCAAACAACTCAAATCCTTGAACTAGCCTCCGGCTTGCTGCCACGGGGCATGGTAATGTCTGGTAACCCTTCTACAACGTTTATCGAGAGTGATTTGCCAGGGATGATAACACGCAAACAGCAACTGGTGAAACAGCTAGTTGGCGTACGCTCAAACTTGCACTTTGTTGGGATTGATGCCACTAGTCAACCCAGCCAATTCCCTCTCGATGTAGATTATCTAGATTCCCAAAAGCCCATTACTGTAATATGTGAGGGACTACTGCTGTACCTAACGTTACATCAAAAACAGCGGTTATTTGCTAATGTCCGGGAGTTGCTTCAGGTTTATGGTGGTGTGTGGATCACCCCTGATTTAAAGACAAAAGAAGATTTGAGTAGGATCCGAGGAAATAGCCCAGGTTTACAAAAATTCAGCCAGACAGTCAGAGGGATGACAGCCACCTCAGACACAGATACTATCTTTGACAATTTCGATCAGGTTAGGCAGTTTTTAACGGAGCAAGGGTTTCAGCTTCAGCGGTATAGTATGCTCAATGTATTAGACCAACTAACTTGCTTGCAACCGTTGGGGATTAATCCTGCTGTTGCCGAATCTATACTCGCGGATTCATTTGTTTTTGCGCTTACTCTAGACATCGGAAGTTAA
- a CDS encoding flavin-containing monooxygenase yields the protein MPIAFCLLASNAKLCTEQYQNCYSMLDCIVIGAGPAGIVTTKELLEQGVGEVICLEQAEDLGGVYAHAYDSLVLTTSCAFSMFSDFWIGDGNQQKFWTKNEAVDYWKSYAKHFGVLDKIRFNSKVVALTPQDNQGWEIQLASGEMLHSKRVALAIGNNSISNYPEWKNLLTEVEFSHSKDYRNPDNFVGKTVLVVGGGESASDIALEISRVANKCWVSLRNSAGWIIPRKRGDYAADTASHRGVYGLPRDYGHALSQLIFRLELSKKDPVHDTIVELNQKVKAKKGVWGTYATKNISLPKAIVYHGCQVVGEIVKVKDGGRTLIAADGETLENVDAVVFCTGYKNYVSFLPEHLRKTDPRSLYKHIFHPQYRDKIAWIGWARPAIGSQFPLTEMQARFFALICTGERTLPPSEEMEQVASIDKAKYLQQFEHNATRIRSLLDYHIYIDELADLIGCKPPLWKYFFLHPRLWFTIVYGPTQGTQFRLRGPGQKKALAQELIKKLPVIPFNNHVIKAGLRGRVIYGFKALVKGLLNPLYFARNLVRNKAQSASWLNQGSRE from the coding sequence TTGCCTATTGCCTTTTGCCTTTTGGCTTCAAATGCTAAGCTTTGTACTGAGCAGTATCAGAATTGCTATAGTATGTTAGATTGCATCGTGATTGGAGCAGGGCCAGCCGGTATAGTTACTACAAAAGAATTACTAGAGCAAGGAGTAGGCGAGGTAATCTGTTTAGAGCAAGCAGAGGATTTGGGCGGGGTTTATGCCCATGCCTACGATAGTTTAGTGCTGACTACTTCTTGCGCATTTAGTATGTTTTCTGACTTCTGGATAGGTGATGGCAATCAGCAGAAATTCTGGACAAAGAACGAAGCAGTTGACTATTGGAAGAGCTATGCCAAACATTTTGGTGTTTTAGATAAAATTCGTTTCAATTCCAAAGTTGTAGCACTCACTCCCCAAGACAATCAAGGGTGGGAAATTCAACTAGCCTCTGGAGAGATGTTGCACTCAAAACGGGTAGCGTTGGCAATTGGTAACAACAGTATCTCAAATTATCCAGAGTGGAAAAACTTATTAACTGAGGTGGAGTTTTCCCATTCCAAGGACTATCGTAACCCTGATAACTTTGTGGGCAAAACCGTATTAGTAGTTGGGGGAGGTGAGTCAGCTTCAGACATAGCCCTCGAAATATCTCGTGTCGCCAACAAGTGCTGGGTCAGCCTTCGCAATTCAGCTGGGTGGATAATACCTAGAAAGAGAGGTGACTATGCTGCCGATACTGCTAGCCATCGCGGTGTATACGGTCTACCCAGAGACTATGGACATGCTTTGAGCCAACTTATATTCCGATTAGAGTTGAGCAAGAAAGATCCAGTTCATGATACTATAGTTGAGCTAAATCAGAAGGTTAAGGCTAAAAAAGGGGTCTGGGGGACATACGCAACTAAAAATATCTCCTTACCCAAGGCAATTGTCTATCACGGCTGTCAAGTGGTCGGCGAAATAGTGAAGGTAAAAGATGGTGGCAGAACCTTGATAGCGGCCGATGGAGAAACCCTTGAAAACGTCGATGCGGTAGTATTTTGTACGGGCTACAAAAACTATGTGTCTTTCCTACCTGAGCACTTGAGAAAAACTGACCCCCGTAGTCTTTACAAACATATCTTTCATCCCCAGTATCGGGACAAAATCGCTTGGATTGGCTGGGCACGTCCAGCCATTGGCAGTCAGTTTCCTCTTACGGAAATGCAAGCGAGATTTTTTGCCTTGATTTGCACTGGGGAACGAACTCTTCCCCCTTCTGAGGAAATGGAGCAGGTGGCATCTATAGATAAAGCCAAATATTTACAACAGTTTGAACATAATGCCACTCGCATCCGAAGCTTGCTTGATTATCATATATACATCGACGAGCTAGCTGATTTAATTGGGTGCAAACCGCCCTTGTGGAAATACTTTTTCTTACATCCTCGGCTCTGGTTTACCATCGTATATGGTCCGACCCAAGGTACTCAGTTTCGTTTACGAGGACCAGGCCAAAAGAAAGCTTTGGCTCAAGAGCTGATCAAGAAGTTACCAGTGATTCCATTCAATAATCACGTTATCAAAGCTGGTCTAAGAGGTCGTGTGATTTATGGGTTCAAGGCTCTAGTTAAGGGGTTGTTGAATCCGCTCTATTTTGCTAGGAATTTGGTGAGAAACAAAGCTCAATCAGCCTCATGGCTTAATCAGGGGAGTAGGGAGTAG